The Acropora muricata isolate sample 2 chromosome 4, ASM3666990v1, whole genome shotgun sequence genome contains the following window.
tggtaatagaccactagttggattttactaatactTTTTGTCCTTTAACCTGGGAGGATAATGAATTTTCTTCCTCATAGAATTACTAATTTGATTACCCCCATCCACCCACCCACCTGCTGCCACTtctttgatttcaaatttcattccTTTTGGGGACTTTTTGACGATAAGTAAGGTGGATTTACACaatcaaattttttaaaatgcaTTTACATGTGAATGAAAATGCAAAAGTTATGGTGAAGTTTACTTACAGTGTTGTACTAATGTGTGAAAGTAGAAGTCCAGCTTTTGTCTGTTTGCAATGCTGTGTCAAAATTTATTTGACCCAATTACCTGGTCTGTCATCTCTACTCAATAAGGCTTTAAAGCCAGAAGGTGTTGTGAGCAGAAGTAACAATAGTTTTATTTCAGAACCCCCTGTAAAAGCCcattttttcagtgttaatTGCAGAAAAAGCCATAAAAtgcagagaaaggaaaaaatagtgTTTGCTCTGGGAAATGAACTTGTCATTGATAACACTTCTGCTCATGTAACAAACCTATTCATTAATTTAACCCTGTACTTTAGCCAATCTAGCCCTCTGCTACAATGGCATTTCGTTGTATGCATGATTGGAGTTTGTAAAACAAAATAAGTTTTATTTGATACACCCCCTACCCCCCCAATCAAGCACTCTCAGTTTAATAGCTATGGGAATTTTTCTTTGCCAAATTTAGTCTGTTGTTACTGAGCTCGCTTCTCTTTTACAGGTTGGCTTGATACTCTATAATTTCTCTTTTGATAATACAAATGCCAGTGTTCTTGCAAGTCATCCTCTTTGTTTGAGGTAAGTTTTGTATGAATGCCACATTTCTTCGTAGCTATAGGCCACCAAAGGTTTATGGTCTGTGTGGCTGGTAGGCAGATAGAGATgatttacaataacaaaatatttttttttttctttaatttgaacCTTTTGGTAGAAAGGTGAATGTGATTTACCTCTCTTCAAAATCATGCCCTTTTTTTTAGTCCTGCAAGTGCAAATGCCTTGCTTCAATATTGGGTGTACTAGTAATGGTGTATatctttaacaaataaagaaacctAAGCTGTGTAATGCATTGTGATAAAACACAaagggcatttgagaacacaaaggaaatgtagaaaacacgaacTGCTggtgagtgttttctacatttcttgagtgtctggagtgttttatcacagtgtaatacacggcttaggcttcttcatttgctttatgatattgAGGTAatgtggtgaaaaaaaaataaaacctgCTTTTTCTGAGTTTTATACTGCGATAAagcatgggtttttgaccaatcagagtggGTGCAGGGTCTTAACCGTATTATAAATACATTTAACAAAGAAATTCCTAGTTACCATGTGTCCGTTCAGTGATAGATCACAtatgacatcaaaatgtggtaggaAGAAAAACGGTGGCACGAGGTGAGAGCTGattgtgtcactgatgttcttaccacattttgacgtcttctatTATCTATTGCTGAACAGACACATGACAACATAGGCGTATATTAGATTGGATACTAAGATTTTATTACTTCTCACCTTCAGAGAAATGTAGAATCGTAGTTCACTTCATGATGACCAAATCTGTGTTTTCTGCAACCTAGTTTCCAAGATGTCACAAAGGTCATCGAAAGTTCTCgtagatttcttttttttttttcaacactgattgtcaaaataatgggtgCAGCTTATGTACAAGTGTTTAGTGTATTTTTGCAATGgttaattatttctctttttgtctCCAATCCAGGTTCCTCGTGCTCTGTATTTGTAGTGACTATGGATTTCTTCAAAGAATGGCTTGGGAAACACTTTCAAATCTATCagaaaaggttagcagtaagaTTTACAATCTATTCTTAATGTAGCGAGCCTTGGGATGGATGGTTGAGCACCAGGCTGCTATGTCATGCAGTGAGAGTTTGAACCCTATACAGACCTATAGTAATAGATATTATGCTGGTTCTCAGCATTAAATTTTGCCTTTGCCCATTCAAGCAAGCCATTTATGGATGATGATAAGCCAGTGGGCTATTATAGGAAGTGCGGTTTTTTCACTTGCtgaggaacaaaagaagtggaaaacgtttttctcacACACTGGACACAGGATTGCAGGGGGGTTTCAGCTCACGCGGCTTGTATAAgggttcaatttttgttttgccatCAGCCATTGCCTGACATGCCCCAACCTGATAGAAATCCACCTTTCCTTTCATTATTGAACTCAAAGCGTGACTATAACATCATACTCAACACTACTCAACATCATACAAGGTGTCACATGACCTTCTTTTAACGAATCACAGCACATGATTGTCATTATTCTAACACAACCACCCAGCCACCCGTGAAGTACTTGTAGAATGTGTAAAGTTGAGGTGAAATTATTCTCTAGCCACTTTTGTGTCTTTGtgagaaaattattattattattattattattattattattattatgttcttATGTTAATAAAGGTCAGGCTCTGTGGTTCGGCTTGGCATGGCTCCCATCGGTGTTTGAGAAGAGCATTTTTGTAAAGAAAAGTTCTGTTAATTCTGCTTAGCTTGCATTCACTTCTTTTTGTTTGGTCTTTattgctgtgtttttttttctgtttcattgCTGGGTGAGCAGATGTCACTTGAGCCCTTGGAGTCTTCAACAACACAGATGTTCTTTCAGATACTGCATTTCTTCTTAGATCATAAAGATCGCTACCATGTTATAAATGGTGAGCTGTTTAACTGGTGCAGTTTTGTTTGGTATTAAGGAGATATCATGTGGATCCATGCCATTGCTAATCCTTAATTTTTGGGGTTTGTTAGTGTGTCTTTGCCAGGAACTGAGaacattttatttgatttttctttttttgcaagcCTTGGATTAAGGCTAATGTAAAAGCAGTCTTAAAGAATCAAggttaattttcatttaagcAGAGGAACCATTTGCAAGTGAGGGTGACACTGTAAAGATTAACTCATCCTTGATTATCTGGATTTATTGATTACCAAGAATTCCTTCTCTGGTCccagtttttcatgaattttAACTAGTCATTTTATAATCCGTGgcaaaactttttttccttcaaattataTGATGAAACTGAAGTGCAAACTGAGTTTGCTTTgcttcaaaacacaaaataaatcTGTAATGTTTGGTGCTCCCATCTGTCATAACTAATGCATTTCACTGAGCTGTTATTGGCTCAGGTTTGTGAATTTCACACACCATTAGTTCAATCAGCGTGGTTTGAAGAACATGAGCTAGTTTCAGTGTCAAAAGCAATTCATTATGTCTACTAAAATTAATGTAAGCAATCCATTCTTTCCATTGAAGATAAACAGTCAGTTATTTTGCAATTAGAAAGAGGAACCAACTTATCAGCTGggcattttttttgtcagcaAGCAGCACATCTAATGTCTGCAAAAACAAGGATAAAATCATGAGGCTTTGACAGGACTCATTGATGTTTGATTAGCCGGACTCTCAATAATATTATCTGGACCATTCAACCCGGTCCCCACAAGTCGGAGGTCTGACTGTACTATGAAAACTGATGGGTTATCATTCAAACAATGACACGACTGTTGAATTTCTCTTATATGTGAGTTCTAAACAATGTATGGTAATATTATGTGCTTCCTAGTATTAATTTAGAATCAGTGGCAATTCCCTTTTTGTTTTCAGCCATGAGTGTCTTGGGCAAGCTGTGTACAGTAGAAGGAAATGATGAAATTGTGGAAGCTGGCTTGGAACCTGAAGCATATCAGTCACTTATCAAAGTTCTGGTAGTTAATGATGTCCAGGTAATCTGAATAGTGGGTGATGTCGAGTATATCGACTATTTGAGTTAAGAAGTCTTCCCCTATTTGCTTATCTCTTGCATAATGTAAAAATAAGTGTAAAGAGAAAATGTGGTAATGTGGACAATCCTGTCTGCACCATTGCTTACATGATCACTGCATACCATTGTCTTGGGCGTTCAAAGTGGTGGCTGCCTACTATTCTTCCTGCACATTGTCACCTAATTGATGTTAGAATAGAAAATGTTGTTCTGCCCTTTGCATCTATTTTTGGGGAAGTTACTCAGTGTGGTAATTAATAATTCTTTTCAGTTGGTTTTGTCTTCCCTGGAATCATTGTATAATCTGTCAGGAATTGGGCAGGCTACCTCTCATCATATTGCAGAGGTTCATCATAGTATAGGTACAGTATGTTTAACTCAATTGCATGTCATGAAAGATTTGGGTGGGAGGAAGGGGGTTAAGGGGTAAATGGTGTCAACCAGCTACCTCCTAGATAAAGAAGTCAAAGAAAGAGTCTAGATACATTGCAGTATGTTTATAAATTATGGTATGTGCTTGACAAATTTTTAATAATAGATGCACAGAGCATGTGTTTCAATAATGCTAAACTATTGTGCTGTTGGCTACCATAAACATAGATAATGTACCAGTTACTCTTTGATGTTATTTCtaacaaaacaaattgcatgtaagaaacaattttggcGTCAATGCATTTCATTTGTGATtacgatttttttttgtcagtaacCCTTTGTGTAAACAATTAAATATACAAACTTCATCCTTTTAGATGTTCTGGTGTGTTTGGTGACCATGGATGCTGAGTGCTTTGGTCCAGAAGCCTTGTCTGAAGTGCAGATTTTTGAGAAGAGGATACCAACTCCCATTCCATCTGCAGCAAAGCCTCAATCTACTCCTGTTCCAGGTTGTTATCAAACAAATTTTGACACGAGATAAAAGCTTACAGTCAACTACTCAAAACTTGAACTCTTAAGGGAAATGGAAAGGTGTCAAGTTACCAGGAATTCAAGTTACTATAGACCGAttccataaatggcgaccaataaattattctgtTGTTTATGTGCTAATCAGACTGACTAGTCTCgttctaaaggaacatttcttttgtattttttgatgCTAACAAGGCTAGTTggtctaattagcacaaagacaatagAATACTTTTTTCAGCCACCATTTATGCAATTGGTCTATGCTCTGAGTTGTTGAAGAAATGTCTGGTatattgtattaattttattaaaaattgcTGATATTTTCCTTCTTAGGTTTCACCTAAACATAAAAGTCCATGGTGTGAAATGGCAATGATAAACTTATTATGCTGCCTAGCATACAAAGTATTAATTATTCAATCCTACTTTTGTTCTTCACACATTTCTACTAGGTAGTAAAGCATTGGGAAAATTGCTTTTATCTGActgttgttttctcttttgcaATTGGACAAGACAATTATTCCTCTTTAAGCAAGCAATAGATCATTTAATCTCATTAAATGGTTTAGTTGTAAATCAGTTAGTATTTGCCAAGGAAAACTAACCCTAACAAACTGATTTGAAAGGTCAAACATGACCATTTCTGTATTCCCTCAAGATATTGTATGAAAGGAACCctgaaaatttttattttactgtGATTATGTGTTAGCAGATGGGCTTTGTTTGTAATAAGGtactgtgttttgttttttatgaagttgcatttttttttaatgcagttGTTCAACCGCCACCCAAAGAACCTGCTGTGCAGCATCAGTTGCCACAGACTTCCAGTCCATCACCTGGTCCAGTACCAAGTCCCTCCCCAAATCCAGTTCCTATCAAGACAACTGGAAGTGAGATTGACCCAGAGGCTTTCACTTACAGCTGGTAAGGTGTCCTTTGAAAAAGGATGCACAACATTCTTACCTagctcaaaaacaaaattaatgatgacttccattttaattttgaacttgTACATGTTGTTCAGAAGTTGCTATGCTCTCCATGGAATGAATTAACATCTGGAAAACTGATTAAACTAGTCCTCTCCTCCCCCTCTTTCTTACTTGCCAATCCTGGGAGCACCTATATCTTTCCAGGAACATGGGATTAGTGTATAAGCAGAGTTACTGTATCCTCTGGAATAGGAAGTTTTTATCTCTGTGTGTGGTTAGTAGGTTTTCATATTGGCTTATGTTTGTAGGTACCTTTTATCCTCCTAAAAACATTGATTGGAATTTCTTTTATGTGGTGATTTTTACTCCCTGATTGAACTGCTTGGGAATAATAATGAGTGGCTTTGGACATTAATGTCCAACTTGAATGGTGCttgtataattttgttttcatggacTTGCAGGTTGCAAGGAACTTATGAAGCTTCTCCTGGTAGCTCAGTTTCCCGTATTGATATCTATGCTGACTACCTGTCATCCTGCAGTAAATTGGCAAGGGTGGGAATTTTAAATGCAACAGCCTTCAATCGAATCATCAAGTGAGTGAATTCCACTTTAGTagttgtattatttttttttttttgtaacatttGGCTGTTGAGGTCTTCCATGTGCCAAAGGCTCCAGTTGGTGTGGGTTGCCTTCAAATAAAACCACTATGACCAATAATGTTACCTTTAATAAATTAATGAATGTCAGTTTTGCTTAAACTTGGGCCATCTGAATGTCCTTAAAATATTCCTTTTTAATTTTACCCCTTgaattttaacatttttctttgcaGAGTTGCTTTTCCAGATGGCCAACTTCGAAGAGTTACATCTGGTGTGAATGTGCAATATGTCCTTGCTGGAATTAAAAGAAAAGCCAATCCTCTTCCTGTTAAAAGCCGCACAGACTCACCACCAGTTTCTGGTGCCACTACCCCGCATTCATTGCCACAGAGGGTGCCACAAGTTGAACAAAATGTACCAAGAACTTCATCCCTACCGGCTGCAAATCAAATGCTTCCTTCACGGAATACTCCAAGACCACAATTGCCACCGCAAACCATGCCAATTTCATTTGATCAGAGATCTGGGCAGGTTCCTGGGGTAAcacaacagcagcagcagccaTCAGCCATTCGACAAGTGGCAAGAAAGCCCAGTTTTTCAAATGAAGGAACTATTCAGACACCTTTCACTCAGGTGAGTGTATTTAGCAAGCTATGTAAAGGGCAGATCAAGAGGTTGACATTTGGTTTGTGATGTTTGTCTCTTTTTAAGTAAGCTCCTATAATGGAAAATCTTTTTCAAGGTGACTGTACTGATTGAAAAGTAACTGTTATTGCATGACTGGAGGTATCCTTTTGGAGAGAGCAAATCCTTCATTGTCAAACTCTTTGCATCAATAGATGAGAGCAAACCTTTCCCATTTTGTGCTTCTACTTACATCACTTCTCTTCCCCAGGGAACAAGACAGGTTGTAGCTTCAGAAGCTGCTGGACAGCAAAACCTTCCAGCAAATGCTGATCTCAGACAGGTGGTTGGAAGGCAAGTACAAAGGGGTGTTGTGGTAGCAGATAAAGGGCAACCTATGAAAACGTTGGAAGCCACACAGCGACCAAATAAGGATGCAGTAAAGCCGAACCAGATTCCTCAGTCCTTTCCTCATCAAAGTCCAGCGCAGCCTTCACAAAGAGTCCCTGAATCACCAAGACAGGGAGCCCAGCAACAAAGTACTTCTCATCATATCCAAGGGGGCCAGCATATGATTCAAACTGTGCCTTTACTGTCTAGTCAGAGAGGAGCTTCTCAACCCGCTTCTGCTAGTGTTCTAGGAAGCCAGTTGCCAAGATCACCAATTCCCCCTCAAAGGCCTTTGCAGTCACCCGTTGCTCAGTCATCACGGACACAACCTCCAACAGGCTTCATGCCAAGAGTAGTTTCACTTGGTCAACAACCCTTGTATCCATCACCTGGTGTTCACAAACAGCCAGTTCCTGGAATCTCTCTGCAGCAAAACCAAAGACCCGCTCCTCCAGCATACAACAGTCGACCTGCATACCAAAGCACTGCTTATCCACGCTTAGCCCCAAAGCCTACTGCAGGTGTGAATGTACAAATAAGTCAAGTTGCGAATCAAGTTCCCCTTATAAGCACAGTTGTAGGTGGGAGATGCACCAATTCCCAATTAGCTGCGCGTTCTTCAATGCCACCACAGAATTCCATGCCTCAATCACCTGCCACTATGGTACCTTCTTCACTTCAATCGTCACCTGTACCAAGTGGACAGCAGGTTGCCAATTCACAGCATGACTTGCCAGGTGGATTTGGTGGAAGTATTAGACCAAAAGCAACCCAGGACGTCAGGCAGACAAAGAAAGATTCAGCGAAAGGGTAAGATATTTGTTTCTCTTTGCTGTACATGTGCTGGGGATATATTGTGAAAAGTTTTGTTGTTATACAATGCAATGCTTAACAACAGAGGTTCTTTTTGACTTGGTTGTTGCTATCgttgtttttttctgtcttctAAGGGTTCTTCCTTCTTAACGAGAAGCGTATCTTCAGAAGTTATTCTTGGTAGTAGTGCCCATGGACTCGTAATAcgtctttgctttattttgttaGGCGGATACCAGAAGGTGTGGTTCTCATTGCTCAGGAAGAGAGAGCAGCGGATCTAGTTTCAGGAAGCCTTATAGAAGGTGCAGCagaacaaaaaattataatCATAGAAAATAGAACAGAAATTAGCTCTGGTGGAAAAACGCTTAAGACCTCAAACTCTCGAGCAGCTCAGGATGTTACTAGAGACCATAACAGTCTTGAGGAAATTTGCCCATCAAACTTTGTTGAGATTGTCGAAAGGCCATCGGAAAGACTTCTCCATAGGGAACAGGGGAATGCTGTCGTGAATAGTCCTAAAACGACGTTTCCTCGGTCCAGTAATTGCAGTTTGAAAAGAGATTTGAATTCACAAACAGTGCTTGATTCAAGTGGGGAAAATGTCAAGTGCCAAAAAGATATGGATGCTTGTGGTCTAATGAAGAGACCCAGGCTGGAGAAGAGTATTTCTTCTCTCGAAAACGAGCTTGATAATTCATCTCTGACACCCTCTAGAACAGTTAGTCCAACTCCACTTGTTAACGGAGATATAAAGGGcgatgttaaaaataaattggtgGATAAACTTTTGGATAAAGATCTACATCTGCCTATAAATGGAGTTTGTGGCGTTGAAAATTCTGAACTGG
Protein-coding sequences here:
- the LOC136913981 gene encoding AT-rich interactive domain-containing protein 2-like is translated as MFQPSHFQKMAKHLGIDSLTYEKEYNGFMAKLKNFHESKGTPFRRLPWLGGQYLDLYLLYRKVTSAGGWVKVTEGKMWRDIAEVFNLPPTCTNAAFALRQHYSRYLEKFERINFFGEDAEDVLTAGRPHTPVGGGTFPTHAPSVTATDYISVISSSKDPSRNFDKLVLSLQCGMPNEVDFAINICMLLSNVSNSVFNLSKAPAVIDTLLAHIGVFSEELHGLRELHEEWYFKQHMDRDFTQFWKESISVEEVQEIFSGSQCQDKEVPWRESLFHPARRKAGARAAECQRISQVGLILYNFSFDNTNASVLASHPLCLRFLVLCICSDYGFLQRMAWETLSNLSEKMSLEPLESSTTQMFFQILHFFLDHKDRYHVINAMSVLGKLCTVEGNDEIVEAGLEPEAYQSLIKVLVVNDVQLVLSSLESLYNLSGIGQATSHHIAEVHHSIDVLVCLVTMDAECFGPEALSEVQIFEKRIPTPIPSAAKPQSTPVPVVQPPPKEPAVQHQLPQTSSPSPGPVPSPSPNPVPIKTTGSEIDPEAFTYSWLQGTYEASPGSSVSRIDIYADYLSSCSKLARVGILNATAFNRIIKVAFPDGQLRRVTSGVNVQYVLAGIKRKANPLPVKSRTDSPPVSGATTPHSLPQRVPQVEQNVPRTSSLPAANQMLPSRNTPRPQLPPQTMPISFDQRSGQVPGVTQQQQQPSAIRQVARKPSFSNEGTIQTPFTQGTRQVVASEAAGQQNLPANADLRQVVGRQVQRGVVVADKGQPMKTLEATQRPNKDAVKPNQIPQSFPHQSPAQPSQRVPESPRQGAQQQSTSHHIQGGQHMIQTVPLLSSQRGASQPASASVLGSQLPRSPIPPQRPLQSPVAQSSRTQPPTGFMPRVVSLGQQPLYPSPGVHKQPVPGISLQQNQRPAPPAYNSRPAYQSTAYPRLAPKPTAGVNVQISQVANQVPLISTVVGGRCTNSQLAARSSMPPQNSMPQSPATMVPSSLQSSPVPSGQQVANSQHDLPGGFGGSIRPKATQDVRQTKKDSAKGRIPEGVVLIAQEERAADLVSGSLIEGAAEQKIIIIENRTEISSGGKTLKTSNSRAAQDVTRDHNSLEEICPSNFVEIVERPSERLLHREQGNAVVNSPKTTFPRSSNCSLKRDLNSQTVLDSSGENVKCQKDMDACGLMKRPRLEKSISSLENELDNSSLTPSRTVSPTPLVNGDIKGDVKNKLVDKLLDKDLHLPINGVCGVENSELDLLASDGERLSSSKASSPDLFGSETNSDFGRYLEESETDTGLFSDILQGDLRIDLIENGTEGTHSLASKERGVSAVPHIDGGAVPNEQQAKVPISSSIRPEPQRPSAGDLPGQYNAVMGRNPDAVNVAWSSTITVTQAPKFGYINQKVVPDSQQKPTEHLQRGNQSANGTNVNNRRGMDSQGSSQHKPAFHHQPNRQQGISVQVSSPLRLPGVQQNIVPGIQISGVVNNTVSMTRGSGTQQLSTGLPTAPPPYPGGQQTPAMQTSLESISAIVSRDMQAVSWPQSSISQPLQHRSGASGVQGGLQQNSLQGSHGPLGPPSVSGWEGRSPDVGAHHISNAEVTLCNSTGIAHDRQPVAAMPSQYRQSPVPSVGKDAAPIPGPCLSLPELAPSTPRRHVNQADSTVPQATSFRPFRCRWTACCSSFDTSKSLFSHVVNEHVPRDSLVMSCLWEGCPPVRRSRSSLLFHLQQKHSEPSPVPGAVPPQPPPAQQQTPQPPPTSVSNPHVPAYHFLARMLQSLQGEEETPLTKSVRLTAALVLRNVAQYSSLAKSLLRRHESSLIPVAMSNSEAAHAVAACLSELSSHRKSSSNDSDSSIWALNR